GCGTCCAGCCAGTGGTGTAATTACAGGGGGTccaaaaattgttcacaaaacgGCCAGTCCCACCTGGATCAGGCCAGTGTGTGAGCAGGAATAAGTctaagtatgtgtgtgcatgactGTGTGCGTGTGCATGAATGTGCGCGTGCGCACGACTGTGCATGTGTGCGCGTGTGCATGACTGtgcgtgtgtgcgcgtgtgcatgactgtgcgtgtgtgcgcgcaTGAATGTGCGCGCGCATGACAGGGGGCCGATGGGGGGTGTCAAGTACAAGATGCGCTCCTGGGGCCAAATATTCCAGGTACGCCACTGTGTCTAATGTAAATATCAGGGTTTAGTTCAGAAAGGAGTACGTGCTAAAGGGCTTTCCTAGGAGAAGATTGTGGATCGTTGCAGATATTTTGGGTTCTACTCACTTCGATAACGGCAACTCCCACGCAGACCCCCAAAATGATTCCCAGATTGTTCGACAGCCAGCTTTCCACACTTTCCATGCAGCCCTAGGAGGCAACAAATGGTAAGAAATTATCACTTTACTGTGCTTTTACACACTCCCCTCCCCCGCAGCACCAGGATTACAGGGAAGGGAGACATTAGGAGCGTTGGTTAATAATTTTTCATGGAGTAACCTGGTTTTTCGTTGACATTAAAACTCAAAGTGACGACCGTGCCATCCATAACCAGGAAGGGGAATGTTTAACGCTCCTTTCCCCCCATCTCAATGCCCGACCCCACCTGACCCCACTCACCTTGTTATAGATCAGGTCAGGTTTGCTCTCGCAGAAGCCGTTCACCTTAGTTTCGTTTTTGAGGCAGGAGCAGgggaaagaatctgtgctgttGGCAACTATAGGGTTTGCGGTCCAGTTTTGGCTGCTGGACCAACCACAGCATTCCAGCTGTAACCAAAGACAAAAGGATAAGATTGGAAAACCTGTACATTGTTTGGACAACTACAATGCTTTCACATGAGAGGGCAGTAggtacgtggaacagcctcccagcagaagtggtagagggtaatacagtgagggtattaaacatgcatgggatagacatacggctcctgaatctaagacgagaccaacggctgattaaggtttgagtctttgcgGGCAGAATTGGGGTCGATCTGCTGGCAAACTCTGTTTCTACGTCATACGATGCTATTCAAGAAGTCAAACAATGATATAAAGTGCATTCTAGGATACAGAATTCCaaggaagctgcagctgcatCTGATGGACTTCCATGCGCATGAGACGTCGACACACAACAGAACCCAATGCTAATAATCTCGCTACTggtattttgattattattattctttttttttttttaaatgttattttttactcCCAAAAGCCTCATCGTTTCAAACTTACGTTTCGCTGAATGTAATCCCAGGTATTCTCTGCGCTCGTGTTTTTGCCGTCCTCGTAGTTATAGCTTATAATGAGATCGTGGATTATCGAGGACATTTCGTTCTTCAGCTGATCGTGGAAAGAAGACGACAAAGTCgggtgagaaaaaaagaaagggaagagaagaaaacgatagagagagagagataatacgattattaataaataaaaataaaagaggtATAGAGAAAAGAATCGGAAATCTTCCTTACCTGATCACGCTGAAAGTAAATAAGAACTCCGGCTACAACTTGGGCGATGAGGATAATCAGCAAAAAGGTGAAATACTGAAACCAGAGGATAAAGATTCACGATCATCATACGGATTCATTAAGCAACGCGTGTAAAGGCAGATTAGATTATGGGGGTCCCAATACCACCCAAACCCATAAAAGCTTTCATTCTCAGCAGTAATATGTTCAATTCTAGAACAAACGGTCCAAAAACGGTCCAAAACTTTGGCCCCACCCCGCGGCCTGACGCATCAGGGAAATTTGTCCTActtttgtataattttgttgtttttttttttttttttgtataattttgttGGGTACCAAAAcccccctgggattgaaggggttaattaaaacACTCACCAAACCCAGCAGACAGCGGACTTCGTTCACGGCCCCCACGCAGCCAAGGAACCCCATGGCCATGGTGAATCCCCCCACCGCGATCAGGATGTAAGAGCCAATTCTGAAGGACGAGGACGAACTCTCTGCGAGCAACGCAATTAGAAACAAAGAATAAGTTCCCGGTGCAGTCTTATACCGCCCCCTGCTGGCCACACTAATGGAAAACCCAAACTTAAATATTTTGGACGAGGGACTGCTTCTGGTCAACTACGCAAAACGTAATTCCCTGGCAGGAACGGCGAACGAAACCGTTTTATAGACCCACTGGGCTTAGCCTTATCTATGTACTTATGGGGGATCATCTGAGTTTTATTAAAGTTGGTATTTAATTTGAGGTTGGAGAAGGCCAGAACTTCTATTCTCCATGTCGTTGAGCCAACCCAAGAAGAGCATCGTTGGGTCTTCATGTAGCATGGTCTATCCTTTCGTACTCACGGAGAACTGCTATAAAACTGGTTTTGTCCACCAGAATCCATATTCCAAAGCCAAGTATCACAGCTCCAAGGATCTGGGGAGAGGAAGAAGAGTCACTTTTAGGGCCTCGATCAATAAAAACTATGGTGGACAccgtaaggaaaaaaaaaaacctctggaGAATAATCAAAGGATTGGAGAGAGAACCGGGTAAAACTAACGAGACGAGCGAGGAAGAGAAACTTCATAAAACAAGCGGGACGGTGATAGAGTGAATGAGGGATAAGAGAAAGCATGAGAGGAACCAAAACGGGACGAGCAGGTGGTGTTGAAGCGGTAGGGTTGGGCTGATCAAAAATGTTATAATGGAGCATTGGAGAAATGAAGGATATAGTATCGAGGGGAAGTGGTTTGGAAGAGCGGTGGCTCGTGGTGGGAGGCGATTAGAAAGAGCAGTGTGTATGACGAGAGTAGCGGCTGAATGATGGCGGCGTGGAGTCCTGAGCTAATCCGATCTGCGAAGGAGAGAAGGTAGGATGATCCAAACGCTCACAGGATTCCGGATCGGGTTCCGTGTGTAATCTGCGAGTGTCTGAAGCTCATTTTTTGCCGCAAACCTTTCTATTGATAAACCCCCTGAAATTCTAATTCACGATTTAATGTGTTAAGCGATCTTCGACTGACTGTTTCTACGGAATTCTCCATTTTTATCACATTGTCCTCGTCTCCCGGTGCCttcgacagattccgcagcaccACAAACCCCTGTGTGTCGGTTCCCTGTCCGTTGTATGAAGCTCACACCTTTCGGTACCCCCAGGGAACACGTCTGGGGCGCGCGCCATGAGATGATGCTGGCCCTGCCTCACCCCGTGGTCAGCGTGGGGGACGCGTCTCCGATCCGTGGGATCCTCTCACCCACCGCGTGGATTCTGTCTAAACGGGGAGAGATCCACATACTTGGCCCAGCTTGGAAGCATCTGGATTTACTTCTATAAAAAACAGCATGCTGTCCTGGCTCTACCCGCAACGCTCATCCCAGATGCCAACTATCCAGCGACAAAACTCCTCAGTCCCTTCATGGACCATCACATAGTTTCGAAGGACATCTTTCCCCCCCGGTCTGTAGTAAATAACCGCAAAGCGTCGTCTACGTCGGAACCcgctgtataaagcatatcaaatATGGATACGATTTCACGTAGCACCAACATATACCGGAGCTTTTTGCAGGTCGACCAAGAGGAAGTGTTTATCTTAAGCGGGTGTttgtttcctttcatttgaaaaGGAAGTATTTACTATTTATACATCAGGCAGGGTTAGGACAGATGTAATGCGCGTCTGCTTTGGATCAGGGCGAGTCTGTCCTCCGACGGGCGAGATGTGTATACAAAAACAGGGAGCGTGCATTCCCAGAATGCTTATAGAGGGAGCCCCTCCATTCACCCCCCCCAACTGTACAGTAACCCCTCGGGTGCCAAAAGCCAACTCTTAACCCTGATCTTACCCAAGCCACATACATTAACCCCTGGGGTCCCAACAGGACTCTGTATGAACCCCTTCTATGAGGACAGAGCAGTGCAGAGTTTTGTGGGGAACTTTGAAACCTctgttttgggggaaaaaccCCACCCCCGGAGCAGATAACGGGATGGAGGGGGGCAAATTCCTTGCATTTTCAAGCTGGATCCAGCTGTCTGGGCCTCAAACGCAAGCGGAGGCAACAGCTGCATATTACCCGGCCCCGGCTGCCTCTCTGACACATTCTACCCCAGAGCCGGCCGCGTCTGCAGAGCATCCCGACTCAGCCGCGCCAGTCCCTGGCTACGCTTAACCCTTCGAGTGCCACGCGGGGAGTGCACTTTCTGTTCTCTTTCtatctttcatttataaatCACCAGCAGATTCAGAACCAAAGCGGTTAACGGCCTCGCCGGGGACGCCATCGCAAGAATAAACTTGGCGCCTGCAGAAGAATGTTTTGGAGACGAGTAAAGAATACTTAAAAAGAGCCCGAGAAGGGAGTTTTAGCCGTAGAAAAAGAAGTTTAGTAACCGGAAAGCAGAGATCGGCATTCTTATCTCTTCCTTATTCTGAAATTATTTCTCCCCTGTTGCactaaggggggggggagcagaGATTCTTTGGTCCAAGTTCCCGCAGCAGCGGAATATTAAATCCCACGTTATCCCCAAGTTATTTTAACTAATTACTGATGTAATAAAATGCTTCTTTAAAAGCGAGTCGGTACATGCGATGTGTATAtgcgctaccacttctgctggaaagctattccatttatccaccactctTTCAGCGACTCTATAAAACTGGTCAGCTCAACAGTTATTGTGTATCCGTACATCGTTCCACACGGTTAACACGCTAGGGATACAGGACATTCCATGGTAACGTTGTGCGGTGGGAATGGGGCTGTGTGTATCGTCACGCTGTTGTGTGTATGAAGCAGGGGGGTTGCGCGGTGCaggatgcggggggggggggtgactgcACTTGGATAAAGCCCAATAACacagagattaaagaaaaaaaaacaataggtgAATGGACACATGCGCGACCCTGATAAGCGACTCATAGGAAAAGCAGGAGTGGGAGGTTGACCAGGCGAGTGACCTTAAAATATTCCACAGGCCACTCCGGGATGCATGCGCATGACGGGGCTATGTACAAAAAGCAGTGCAAAGCTGAAATagggtcttatcaccatagcgacCAATGGAACCATTACACTTATTGGACCACTTTTCAGAATGAATGAACATAAATCACCAAAATCTCTGCTGGCCAATCAGATTCCTGAATGGGTTTGATTGACGTCAATATTTTGGTAAAAAGTATCAAAATAGTTAGAAAACGTTACAGATTTACAGAGGCGGCCGTTGCCCGtaacagaggggggggggagtgaaaGTTTCCAATTGTTTGCTCTATatagtatatctatatatagtccATTAACCGCCGACGTGCCGGATACTCACAAAGAACAGGAGGTTGAAGAGGAACAGGAAGTATTTGGTGACTTTCATGCAGCCGTCGCTCGCCATGTTTTCGCTGCGTCAGATCCTGGTGAATAAAGAGAAAAGCGTGAAAACCAGCAAAGACACGAAAGTAAAAGAGATACAACAGGACAATAAAATGCAGAAGAGGACCCTGAGCTtgtgagctgacaatctattaGTAGGTTGCAAGGTAACGAGATGGAACGTTTTATGTAAAGCTACAGAAAAACAAACTCACGAAAAGAAACAGGTAAACAGATCAGATAACGTGGACCCCTCACGCCTATTCAGTGGCCTGGCCACGCTGTTAGATGACCTTGTTCTAgatcaggggttctcaaactgcggccctccagctgctgcaggactacatctcccatactcctcagccagccccttagctgaaggagcattatgggagatgtagtcctgcagcagctggagggccgcagtttgagaacccctgttcTAGATTATCAGGAATATGAGAACAACATGCAAGGTGCTCACAGCTCAATCACCAGTTAATGCCAGAACCTGGAATTGAGTTACCTAGAACAattaagaaagaacatttattttctttctggaTCTCCATCATGGATAGAGAGGTCCATAGCTTGGATCTAAACAAAAGAACTGGAATATACTAATAATTTAaagcctgcccccccccctacaCATCACAGGGTTCCGGAAACCTACAGCAGAGGTCCTCCGCTACCTGATCTAGAACCCTGTGATGGTGGAAGAGACTGTGTGTTCATGGAAGTGATCTACCTTCCTCTGCAGAGGTTGGACGAGTGAAAAGAGATCATCTCAATAGAATGTAcggttattttattaatttgttataaaaaaCAGCCAAATCTTCCGGGCGACCTTAGCGACCTTTACAAATAAAAGGCATAAACAAGACGATGTTACCGGCGTTCTTCCCCTGAATATTCCATTTTACCGgcataatta
The nucleotide sequence above comes from Spea bombifrons isolate aSpeBom1 chromosome 10, aSpeBom1.2.pri, whole genome shotgun sequence. Encoded proteins:
- the CD82 gene encoding CD82 antigen; this translates as MASDGCMKVTKYFLFLFNLLFFILGAVILGFGIWILVDKTSFIAVLQSSSSSFRIGSYILIAVGGFTMAMGFLGCVGAVNEVRCLLGLYFTFLLIILIAQVVAGVLIYFQRDQLKNEMSSIIHDLIISYNYEDGKNTSAENTWDYIQRNLECCGWSSSQNWTANPIVANSTDSFPCSCLKNETKVNGFCESKPDLIYNKGCMESVESWLSNNLGIILGVCVGVAVIELLGLILSMCLCRNIHSEDYTKVPKY